The following proteins are encoded in a genomic region of Thermococcus henrietii:
- a CDS encoding DUF4932 domain-containing protein produces MNLSSRVHVEIDPRLELVQIIYFLSNSDWYRKHASPYRAGANPYNYPYLRDVLNYFGNYTNATAVRMVPEMVNNSLAYDAIPEFALHLNPVNFSRDMNWSDMLRLRPWLNVTLLNEFARAVAQFANETDFWRFYNEHRAFYNETLLEFEANGRRILNVTRFEENFFGENTSSWTIVPLTLIAYDGFGYHLNEGGKKRIYAFLGFDRIEGGVPRVYLSRTGITFLVHEFAHSFVNPAVDEYYYLFKPYESLYDPVREKLTRMAYPNFKVMLYETFVRAVEAYYLNVTGHPDEALKSLIGNRDIGFYFIGDVYRAYVNDYMKHRDVYKNYTDFMPELARVIGEVYNRTDGGRNLTLPITVWDFVIAANNSGVVVSYGASPAEKQLAEFVFESYTAEGIRATMKPVSNLNSSDLRKNLVLVLLSNASILSKLQENTPVLVNGTTVKSRITGKTYSGSLRVLEVIRNPWNQSALIMLVIGTDEEALKGIQAYASIWYSIRRPSGVLLEWG; encoded by the coding sequence GTGAACCTCTCCAGTAGGGTTCACGTTGAGATTGACCCGCGCCTTGAGCTCGTCCAGATAATATACTTCCTCTCAAACTCCGATTGGTACCGGAAGCATGCCAGTCCGTACCGGGCTGGGGCAAATCCCTATAACTATCCCTACCTAAGGGACGTTCTCAATTACTTTGGGAATTACACAAACGCCACTGCCGTTCGGATGGTTCCTGAAATGGTCAACAACAGTCTGGCGTACGACGCTATCCCGGAGTTCGCGCTTCACCTGAACCCCGTCAACTTTTCAAGGGATATGAACTGGAGCGACATGCTCCGCCTGAGGCCCTGGCTCAACGTTACCCTGCTCAACGAGTTCGCGAGAGCGGTTGCCCAGTTCGCCAACGAGACAGACTTCTGGAGGTTCTACAACGAGCACAGAGCCTTTTATAACGAAACCCTTCTCGAATTCGAGGCAAACGGGAGGAGAATCCTCAACGTGACCCGCTTTGAGGAGAACTTCTTCGGCGAGAACACCTCCTCCTGGACAATAGTTCCGCTGACTCTGATTGCCTACGACGGCTTCGGTTATCACCTCAACGAAGGGGGGAAGAAGAGAATCTACGCGTTCTTGGGCTTTGACAGGATTGAGGGCGGTGTCCCCAGGGTGTACCTGAGCCGGACAGGAATAACGTTCCTCGTCCACGAGTTCGCTCACAGCTTCGTTAATCCGGCTGTGGATGAGTACTACTACCTCTTCAAACCATACGAGTCCCTCTACGACCCTGTCCGGGAAAAGCTCACCAGGATGGCCTACCCGAACTTCAAAGTCATGCTCTACGAGACCTTCGTCAGAGCCGTCGAGGCTTACTACCTCAACGTTACGGGGCATCCCGATGAGGCACTCAAGAGCCTAATAGGAAATCGGGACATCGGCTTTTACTTTATCGGAGACGTCTACAGGGCTTACGTCAACGACTACATGAAGCACCGGGACGTTTACAAAAACTACACCGACTTCATGCCCGAACTTGCGCGGGTAATCGGGGAGGTGTACAACCGTACCGATGGAGGCAGAAACCTCACGCTTCCCATCACCGTGTGGGATTTTGTCATCGCCGCAAACAACAGTGGCGTGGTAGTTTCGTACGGCGCATCGCCTGCGGAAAAACAATTGGCGGAGTTCGTGTTTGAATCGTACACCGCCGAAGGCATCCGGGCAACAATGAAGCCGGTCTCAAATCTGAATTCCAGTGACCTCAGGAAAAACCTTGTACTTGTCCTACTATCCAACGCTTCAATCCTCTCCAAACTTCAGGAGAACACACCGGTGCTCGTCAATGGAACGACAGTAAAGAGCAGAATCACGGGGAAAACGTACTCCGGAAGCCTCCGTGTTCTGGAGGTTATCAGAAATCCGTGGAACCAGAGCGCGCTGATAATGCTGGTCATTGGCACGGACGAGGAGGCTCTCAAGGGCATACAAGCGTATGCCTCGATATGGTACAGCATTAGACGGCCTTCGGGAGTCCTCCTTGAGTGGGGCTGA